The Cylindrospermopsis curvispora GIHE-G1 genome contains a region encoding:
- the def gene encoding peptide deformylase, with the protein MSSGIAVEKKKLTKPPLKLHYLGDRVLRQPAKRITKIDDELRQLIRDMLQTMYSEDGIGLAAPQVGVNKQLVVIDCNPDKPEIPPLVLINPVIKQVSSELCVAQEGCLSIPKVFLEVKRPKIVEIAYKDEYGRPQTLKADNLLARCILHEMDHLNGVVFVDRVENSLSLTEELSKNGFSHQAVKPLVEVI; encoded by the coding sequence ATGTCCTCTGGTATCGCTGTCGAAAAGAAAAAGTTAACAAAACCTCCCTTGAAACTTCATTACTTAGGTGACCGGGTTCTCCGTCAACCTGCTAAACGGATCACTAAAATAGATGATGAACTTCGTCAACTGATCCGAGATATGCTCCAAACTATGTACAGCGAAGATGGTATTGGTTTGGCCGCACCTCAGGTGGGAGTTAATAAACAGTTAGTTGTTATTGACTGTAACCCTGATAAGCCGGAAATACCCCCATTGGTATTGATTAATCCTGTAATTAAACAAGTTAGTAGTGAGCTTTGTGTTGCTCAAGAAGGGTGTTTAAGCATCCCCAAAGTTTTTTTGGAGGTCAAACGCCCAAAAATTGTAGAAATTGCCTATAAAGATGAATATGGCCGTCCTCAGACCCTAAAAGCTGATAATTTGTTGGCAAGATGTATTTTACACGAGATGGATCACCTCAATGGTGTGGTATTTGTTGATCGTGTGGAAAATTCTCTCAGTTTGACGGAGGAACTGTCTAAAAATGGTTTCTCTCATCAAGCTGTTAAACCATTAGTCGAGGTGATCTAG
- a CDS encoding DUF29 domain-containing protein → MKSQASLYEQDFALWSERMADLIAAKRFEDLDIDNLVEEIRDLSKRERDRLLSSVRLILHHLLKWDHQPEKRSRSWQITIERERKNLDLYLEDSPSLKRYFCQEWVNKMYPTARLDAMKEAEIDMPQDCPYSLQDVVERIL, encoded by the coding sequence ATGAAGTCTCAAGCATCCCTATATGAACAAGATTTTGCCCTATGGTCGGAAAGGATGGCCGACCTAATTGCTGCCAAACGTTTTGAAGATCTAGATATAGATAATCTGGTAGAGGAAATTAGAGACTTGTCTAAACGAGAGAGAGATAGATTATTGAGTAGTGTTCGTCTAATTCTCCATCACTTACTTAAATGGGACCACCAACCTGAAAAACGCTCTCGAAGTTGGCAAATTACCATTGAAAGGGAGAGAAAGAATCTTGATTTATATTTGGAGGATAGTCCTAGCCTAAAACGCTATTTTTGTCAAGAGTGGGTAAACAAAATGTATCCTACTGCCCGATTAGACGCAATGAAAGAGGCTGAAATAGATATGCCACAAGACTGTCCTTATTCCCTTCAAGACGTAGTTGAAAGAATACTGTAA
- the aat gene encoding leucyl/phenylalanyl-tRNA--protein transferase produces MKRDTDDTYDVNIIIQGYAQGYFLMADEYNQLRWYRSKEHTLIPLDERFRYPRSLQRALNQQRFTVKINRDFMGVVRGCANRETTWISPQLQQIYWLLYQAGYAYSFETWQGDQLAGGILGIVIGGAFIGESMFYHIPEGSKVAMVKLVERLRERKFLVFDAQIMNPHLARFGAYSIHVEEYNTLLGLAIAAPCDFP; encoded by the coding sequence ATGAAACGTGATACTGATGATACTTATGATGTTAATATTATTATTCAAGGTTATGCTCAAGGATATTTTCTCATGGCCGATGAGTATAATCAACTTAGATGGTATAGAAGTAAGGAACACACCCTAATTCCCCTAGATGAAAGATTCCGCTATCCTAGGTCCTTACAAAGGGCTCTCAATCAACAGAGATTCACAGTCAAGATCAACCGGGATTTTATGGGAGTAGTTAGGGGGTGTGCCAATCGGGAAACTACCTGGATTTCCCCCCAACTGCAACAAATCTACTGGTTATTGTATCAAGCTGGTTATGCTTACAGTTTTGAAACCTGGCAAGGTGATCAATTAGCAGGGGGGATTCTAGGAATTGTCATCGGTGGTGCTTTTATTGGTGAGTCCATGTTTTATCACATCCCTGAAGGATCCAAAGTAGCCATGGTTAAACTAGTAGAAAGACTGCGGGAGAGGAAATTTCTTGTGTTTGACGCACAAATAATGAATCCCCACCTGGCCAGATTTGGTGCTTATTCCATTCACGTTGAGGAATATAACACCTTACTGGGTTTAGCCATTGCAGCACCCTGCGATTTTCCATAG